In Streptomyces liangshanensis, the DNA window AGCACCGTCATCGCCATGGCGAGCAGCACCTGTACGTTCCGGAACGCGGCCAGTTCGTGGCGCAGCCGTACCCCTCGCGGCCTCGGCTGCTCGGGGACGAGGGCGGCGACCCCGGCCAGCCCCACGACGCCGAGTCCGGCGACGACGAGGAAGGTGACGCGCCAGCCGGCGTTCTGGCCGATGAAGGTGCCGAGGGGAACGCCCACGACGTTGGCGACGGTGAGGCCGGTGAACATCATGGCGATGGCTCCGGCCTTCTTGTGCGGGGCGACCAGGCCGGCGGCGACCACGGAGCCGATGCCGAAGAAGGCGCCGTGCGCGAGGGAGGCGATGACCCGGCCGGTGAGCATCAGGCCGAAGGTGGGGGCGAGGGCGGAGATCACGTTGCCCGCCACGAAGAGCCCCATCAGCAGCATCAGCATCCGCTTGCGGGAGATCCGGGTGCCGAGGACGGTCATCAGCGGCGCGCCCAGGACCACGCCCAGGGCGTAGCCGGTGACCAGGAAGCCCGCGGTGGGGATGGTGACGCCGAACTCGGCCGCCACCTCCGGCAGGAGTCCCATGATCACGAACTCGGTGGTGCCGATGCCGAACGCCCCGATGGCCAGGGCGAGGAGCGCGAGAGGCATGGGTGGGGACCTTCCCTGGAGATTGCGCGAGCGCCTTACGAGCGTCGACAATACTTGTGCACGCCTCTTACTTGCAAACGCGCTATATTGCAGACACGTCACATTCGGCATGTCGCCACGCGGCGGCGCACGCAAAAGCCGGCCCCCACCCGGTGCGGGTGGGGGCCGGCTTCGGTCTCCGAGAGGAGAGGTCGGACCGGTCAGTCCGTGGGATTCTCGCGCTTGCCGTAGCGGCGCTCGAAGCGCTCCACTCGGCCGGCGGTGTCCACGACACGGCCACGCCCGGTGTAGAAGGGGTGGCTCGCGGACGAGATCTCCACGTCGATGACGGGGTAGGTGTTGCCGTCCTCCCACTCCACGCGCTGGTCCGAGTCGGCGGTCGAACGCGTGAGGAAGGCGGCTCCGCCGGCACGGTCCCGGAAGACGACCGGACGGGAGACGGGGTGGATACGAGGCTTCATGCGGATTCCTTCCTCGGTACGGGTGGAGGGGGCGGCGCGTGTGGTGCGGTACGGCGCCGCGCGGTCAGCGCTCTTCGCGAAACGTGACGTGCCGGCCGGCGACGGCGTCGTACTTGCGCAGGACGAGCCGGTCGGGATCGTTCCGACGGTTCTTGCGCGTCACGTACGCCTGGCCGGTGCCCGCCGTCGACCGGAGGGTGACGACCGGGCGGGTCTCGCTGCGTGCCATGGGGGCTCCAGACTCTCGATATCGCTTCCATCGAGCGGTACGTCTCTGTAACACACCTCCCCCGTGTCACATTCCCGCCATGTCCCGCCCCTCCCGGCCCCCGCGACAGGGGAGACTGTGGTGACGGGCGACAGGATCCGCCGTGGAATGCGTCCACCGGCGGTCGGGTTCTCCCCTTCGGACCGGGGCGCGAGCCCGGGGCCTGGGGCCGCCGGGGACCACTCCGGACGGCAGGAGCGCGGACAGCAGGAAGCAGGCGTCAGTCATGGGTGAGTTGATCCTCGTACGGCACGGCGAGACGGCCTGGTCGCAGTCCGGGCAGCACACCGGGTCCACCGACCTGCCGATGACGGCCCACGGCGAGGACGAGGCCCGCGCGGTCGCACCGCTGCTGCGGGAGCGTCACATCGGGCTCGTGCTGGTCAGCCCGCTGGCGCGGGCCCGCCGCACGGCGGAACTGGCCGGCCTGGAGGCGACGCGCATCACCCCCGACCTGCACGAGTGGGACTACGGCGCCTACGAGGGCATCACCACCGCGGACATCCACAAGACCCGGCCGGACTGGAGCCTGTGGACCGACGGCGTGCCCCCGGGCCCGGCCGACCACCCCGGCGAGCAGCCCGGCGACGTCGGGGCCCGCGCCGACCGCGTGCTGGACGAGATCATGGACATCCTGCGGACGGGCGACGACGACGTCGCGCTCGTGTCGCACGGCCATTTCCTGCGGGTGCTGACCGCGCGTTATCTCGGACTGAGCCCGGCGGCCGGCGCGCTTTTCCAACTGGCCACGGGAACGGTGTCACGACTCGGCCTGGAACACGGCAATCCCGTCATCACGGCCTGGAATCTCACCGTTCCCGCCAGCAGCTTCCGAGCCGCTTCGCAGGGAACGGAAGACCTGTCCTCACGTTCAGCGGGCTGAATCCCGACCTCTTTCCGGGCTCAACTCCTGGGCCGTTCCGGGGCATTCACCCCTTACGTGCGTTCACGTTCCTGAACTTCGTCGACTTCCGCTGAATCCCTTGTCGGTCACCGCGCGCGCTCCTACTCTGTCGCCCAAGTCACTGGGGAATGGAGACGTGAGACGTGTCCCGGAAAACCCGTATCGTCACTGTCCTTTCCGCCACTTGCGCGCTTCTCGTGGCGGCTCCGGCCGCCCGCGCGGAAGTCGAACCGGGAGGGTGGAACGCGACGTCCCCCTCCTTCACCGTCCAGGAACGGGGCTGCGGCCAGGTCGACAACCTGACCTTCACGCTGACCTGTTCGACCGCGAGCGGCGACCAGCGCGCCGAACGGAGGTACGCCACCTACACCGGCGGCACCCGTCAGTTCGAGGGCTACTTCCGGATAGCCGCCATGGGCGGCACCCGGATCAGCCTGAAGCAGACGTTCAACGAGTCCGCCTCGGGGCCGTACTTCATGCTGGCGGCCGAGCGCGGCGGCCGGCTGTACGCGGTGCACGGCGGCACCACGCTCTCGACCGCGGGCACCGTCGGCGCCACCGTCCGGGTCAACACCGTGCACCAGGTGGGCACCTCGCACCGTACGTACGTCAACGGCTCGCTGAAGCACACCTACAGCAGTCCGGGCGGCAGCTTCTACGACAAGTTCGGCGCGTACCGCACCGACAGCGGCAGCGGTCCCGCCACCGTCGTGTGGAGCAACGTGAAGTTCTGGAGCAAGTAGCGCGCCCCGCGCCGGTGCCCCCGGGGCGTACCGGTATCCCGGCCCGGGCGGACACCGGCGCGGACCATCTCTCCCCCCACACGCCGAGAGGACCTCCTCCGTGCTTCCCCGACCGCGCCCCGCCGCCCTGGTGGTGCTCGTCCTCGCCCTCGCGGGCTGCACCGCGTCGCCCGGCGCGGCACCCGACCGTGCGAGGGCCGCGCGGCCGGCCCCGCACGCCGGCGGTCCCGTGCTGACCGGGAAGCTGGACTCCCCGGTGGACGTCACCCTGCGCTGGACGGGCGACGAGCCGGGAGCGGCCGGCCGCGTGCTGGAGTTCGCGACCGAGTCCACGGGCCCCTACACCGTGCTGGAGTTCCTGGCCCCCGGCCGGACGGACTTCGAGCACCCGGACCTCATGCCGCACACGCCCTTCTTCTACCGGCTGCGGCCCTACTTCGGCCCCGCGTCGGCGCCGGTCGAGGTCACCCTCCCGCCGGGCGAGCCCACCGCGAAGGACCAGGAGGACGACCACACCTGGACGGCGCCGCGCACCCTCGACGGGCCGCCGGTCACCACCCACCCGGTCGTGGACACGTCCGGCGGCCCGCTCTCGGCGGGGCGGACGCGGGCGGTGGACGCCGCCGCGCCCGGCGGCCTCCGGGCGACGGTCATGCACGCGGCGGGCATCAGGTTCACCTGGACCGACCACGCCGCGGACGAGGACGGCTTCCTGCTGGAGGCCAGGCCGTCGGGGAGCGGGACGTACCACCCGGTGGCCGTCCTCGACCCCGACATCAACTCCTTCGGCCTGATCACCCTCCCCGAGGAGAAGCGGGCGTCCTACCGCGTCCGGGCCTTCGTGTACGGGGAGCAGTCCAACGTCGTGCGCCTGGAGACCGGCTCCGACGGCCGGTGACCTCCGGTCCGCCCCGTCACGTCCCGTCCGGTGCCGGATCCCCCGCCCCGAGCCGCGCCGGCATCTCGTCCAGGGAGACGCGCATCAGTTCCTCGGCGCGGGTGAACCAGTCGACCAGGACGGCGATCTCCTCGGGCGCGTACCCGGCGAACAGTCCGTTGAGCCGGTCGTAGAGAGGGCCGTAGACCGCGTACAGCCGGGCGGCGGTGGACGGGTCGGCCACGACCCTGATCCGCCGCCGGTCGGCCGGGTCCGGTTCGCGGTGCGCGTACCCGGCCCGTTCGAGCCGGTTGAGGACACCGGTCACCCCGCCGGTGGTCAGGTTGGCCAGGGCGGCGAGTTCCCCGGCGCCGATCGGCGTCTCCCCCGCCCCGAGGATGTGCCCGAGGCAGGTCAGGTCGGTGATGTTGATGCCCAGCCGCTGGGCCACCCGATGCTGGCCGACGGAACTCAGCGCCATGACCCGGTCCATCCCCGCCAGCGCTTCTGCGGGGGTCGCCGACGGCCGGGGGTTGCCCTTGCCCACCATTCTCCTTAGCATCTAAGTTACTTAGCACGTGAGATACCTTCCCCACGGGGGAAGTCTAGGCGCGGCACGGGTGTGCCGCGTTCCTGGGACGCGTGCACGGACACACCTTCCGAGGAAGAGAGGAAGCCCATGAGCGCGCACGGCGATGTCGACCTGGGCCACACCGTCGCGGGATGGACGGGCACGGTGGTCGCGTGCGCCGGGACGGCCGGCGCGGGAGCCGCGCTGTGTGCCGCGTGGGTGCCCGGCATCTGGCTGGGGCTCGGGGTGGTGGCCGCCGGCGCGCTGGCCACCTGGGTCCTGCACCTCACCGGCTGGGGGAAGCCGCCGGGGCCGCGTACCGCCGACCAGTGGGACTGGCGGGTCCGTGACGTGACGGCGGCCGGGGGCCACGGCGCCTGCGTCGGCTGCCGGCTGGCCCTGCGCGGCACGGGCGGCGGGGAGTTGGGCCGTACGAGGGAGCCGCGGCCGGCGCCGACGGCCTGAGCCGCGCGGCCGGGCCCGCGGAACGGAGCGGGCGCCGGTCCGGCGGGGAGAACCCGTCGGACCGGCGCCCTGTCGTCCGTGCCCTCGCGGGCGGGCGGAACGGCTGCCCTTAGGCGGGGAGGATGTTCTCCGCCTGGGGGCCCTTCTGGCCCTGGGTGACGTCGAAGGTCACCTTCTGGCCTTCCTGGAGCTCACGGAAGCCGGAGGTCGCGATGTTCGAGTAGTGCGCGAACACGTCGGGGCCACCGCCGTCCTGCGCGATGAAGCCGAAGCCCTTTTCCGAGTTGAACCACTTCACTGTTCCACTGGCCATGCTGAATCTCCGTATCCGGGAC includes these proteins:
- a CDS encoding MFS transporter; translated protein: MPLALLALAIGAFGIGTTEFVIMGLLPEVAAEFGVTIPTAGFLVTGYALGVVLGAPLMTVLGTRISRKRMLMLLMGLFVAGNVISALAPTFGLMLTGRVIASLAHGAFFGIGSVVAAGLVAPHKKAGAIAMMFTGLTVANVVGVPLGTFIGQNAGWRVTFLVVAGLGVVGLAGVAALVPEQPRPRGVRLRHELAAFRNVQVLLAMAMTVLGFGGVFAAITYITPMMTRTAGFADSSVTWLLVLFGLGMVGGNLLGGKFADRRLMPLLYVTLGSLAVVLALFTLTAHHKAAAAVTITLIGALGFATVPPLQKRVLDQASAAPTLASAVNIGAFNLGNALAAWLGGLVIAGGSGYTAANWVGAALAGSALVVALVSGALDRGTPRTGRVVAAKGAPAPGGAPEATGGRVTATHP
- a CDS encoding type B 50S ribosomal protein L31, coding for MKPRIHPVSRPVVFRDRAGGAAFLTRSTADSDQRVEWEDGNTYPVIDVEISSASHPFYTGRGRVVDTAGRVERFERRYGKRENPTD
- the rpmG gene encoding 50S ribosomal protein L33; the protein is MARSETRPVVTLRSTAGTGQAYVTRKNRRNDPDRLVLRKYDAVAGRHVTFREER
- a CDS encoding histidine phosphatase family protein, encoding MGELILVRHGETAWSQSGQHTGSTDLPMTAHGEDEARAVAPLLRERHIGLVLVSPLARARRTAELAGLEATRITPDLHEWDYGAYEGITTADIHKTRPDWSLWTDGVPPGPADHPGEQPGDVGARADRVLDEIMDILRTGDDDVALVSHGHFLRVLTARYLGLSPAAGALFQLATGTVSRLGLEHGNPVITAWNLTVPASSFRAASQGTEDLSSRSAG
- a CDS encoding fibronectin type III domain-containing protein, with product MLPRPRPAALVVLVLALAGCTASPGAAPDRARAARPAPHAGGPVLTGKLDSPVDVTLRWTGDEPGAAGRVLEFATESTGPYTVLEFLAPGRTDFEHPDLMPHTPFFYRLRPYFGPASAPVEVTLPPGEPTAKDQEDDHTWTAPRTLDGPPVTTHPVVDTSGGPLSAGRTRAVDAAAPGGLRATVMHAAGIRFTWTDHAADEDGFLLEARPSGSGTYHPVAVLDPDINSFGLITLPEEKRASYRVRAFVYGEQSNVVRLETGSDGR
- a CDS encoding MarR family winged helix-turn-helix transcriptional regulator, which codes for MVGKGNPRPSATPAEALAGMDRVMALSSVGQHRVAQRLGINITDLTCLGHILGAGETPIGAGELAALANLTTGGVTGVLNRLERAGYAHREPDPADRRRIRVVADPSTAARLYAVYGPLYDRLNGLFAGYAPEEIAVLVDWFTRAEELMRVSLDEMPARLGAGDPAPDGT
- a CDS encoding HGxxPAAW family protein, yielding MSAHGDVDLGHTVAGWTGTVVACAGTAGAGAALCAAWVPGIWLGLGVVAAGALATWVLHLTGWGKPPGPRTADQWDWRVRDVTAAGGHGACVGCRLALRGTGGGELGRTREPRPAPTA
- a CDS encoding cold-shock protein; the protein is MASGTVKWFNSEKGFGFIAQDGGGPDVFAHYSNIATSGFRELQEGQKVTFDVTQGQKGPQAENILPA